In Papaver somniferum cultivar HN1 chromosome 1, ASM357369v1, whole genome shotgun sequence, a genomic segment contains:
- the LOC113333013 gene encoding uncharacterized protein LOC113333013 has protein sequence MPTRCNICKKASESVSHIVWHFRFGKQIWAWVAGIFKLRPSEDLVVSYKAAKGCSKMIKDLWLVANLAITTELWKLRNKVFFEGAVINWMGFKGRVYQVIRDNLIRLKGYMFNTVENLCILNYFKVQHRSCKLSMPIEVSWSPPEVGEVMICCDGASLGNPVQAGAGVSFRDFNSRMLGALCVNLGWRSNFYAEVCAVIYGLMIAKRWNVPRIFIRSDSMRCIQALQKGEVLWDLAQKWRMARDFYSKIRYIHSYKEVNFSADSLAKQACLLAEYVYKFYEGRTLFMRAIEWPGEVYFRFK, from the coding sequence ATGCCAACTCGGTGCAACATATGTAAGAAGGCTTCAGAATCTGTTAGCCATATTGTTTGGCATTTCCGTTTCGGCAAACAAATTTGGGCTTGGGTTGCTGGCATTTTTAAGTTACGGCCAAGTGAAGACTTGGTAGTCTCATACAAGGCTGCCAAGGGATGTAGTAAAATGATTAAGGACTTGTGGCTGGTAGCTAATTTGGCAATCACCACGGAATTATGGAAACTTCGGAATAAGGTTTTTTTTGAAGGTGCGGTTATCAACTGGATGGGTTTTAAGGGCCGAGTATATCAGGTAATTCGCGACAATTTAATTAGGTTAAAGGGGTATATGTTCAACACTGTTGAGAATTTGTGTATACTGAATTACTTCAAAGTTCAGCATAGATCATGTAAACTTTCAATGCCAATTGAAGTTTCTTGGTCGCCTCCTGAAGTTGGTGAAGTTATGATCTGCTGTGATGGAGCTTCTTTAGGAAATCCAGTCCAAGCTGGCGCTGGTGTTTCTTTTAGAGATTTTAATTCAAGGATGCTTGGAGCATTATGTGTTAACCTCGGTTGGAGATCAAACTTTTATGCGGAAGTCTGTGCTGTCATCTACGGCCTTATGATAGCAAAAAGGTGGAACGTGCCGAGAATTTTCATTAGGTCGGACTCGATGAGATGTATCCAAGCTCTACAAAAGGGAGAAGTTCTGTGGGACTTGGCTCAAAAGTGGAGAATGGCGCGAGATTTTTATAGCAAAATTAGATACATTCATAGCTATAAAGAggttaatttttcagctgattCTTTAGCCAAACAAGCGTGTTTGTTGGCTGAATATGTCTAtaagttttatgagggtaggacTTTGTTCATGCGAGCAATTGAATGGCCTGGTGAGGTTTATTTCCGTTTCAAATAG